The following proteins are co-located in the Acinetobacter sp. NCu2D-2 genome:
- a CDS encoding LysR family transcriptional regulator, protein MNLERVDLNLLIYLDVLLREKNVTRAAEQLGVTQPAMSNILRRLRNLFNDPLLIRSSEGMTPTERALELQPRIRDALSDLSMILEPRTEFRPYTSNRVFRIMTSDYAEATLVPRLVKALRSEAPNVVLDFLTPSDVSYRDMEQGKVDLAINRFNEIPQSFHQVLVWRDSFSCLLNQKHPASTNLNLKSYLDAQHIWVSKTGMGVGFGVNPEKQAGLGWIDQALERIGQKRKISVFTRHYQMPGLLASNVDLIATLPTRIARLQAKNQNLLIKDPPFYIPEFELKMAWCPLLHHHPAHRWLRQLILYVARQMIEEENREFLNNNSQFSHY, encoded by the coding sequence ATGAATTTGGAGCGGGTCGATCTCAATCTATTAATTTATCTAGATGTACTCCTTCGCGAAAAAAACGTCACACGTGCTGCTGAACAACTCGGTGTCACCCAACCCGCGATGAGTAACATTTTACGTCGTCTACGTAATTTATTTAATGATCCCCTCCTGATTCGTTCTTCTGAAGGCATGACACCGACTGAGCGTGCTTTAGAATTGCAGCCACGTATTCGTGATGCCCTTTCTGATCTTTCCATGATTTTGGAACCACGTACTGAGTTTCGACCATATACCTCAAATCGTGTTTTCCGCATTATGACTTCAGACTATGCAGAAGCGACTTTAGTGCCACGTTTAGTCAAAGCGTTACGCTCTGAAGCACCCAATGTGGTTCTCGACTTTTTAACGCCAAGTGATGTGTCATACCGAGACATGGAACAAGGTAAAGTCGACCTTGCGATTAACCGCTTTAATGAAATTCCACAAAGTTTTCACCAAGTCTTGGTTTGGCGTGACAGTTTCTCTTGTCTACTGAATCAAAAACACCCTGCATCAACCAACTTAAACCTAAAAAGCTACCTCGATGCACAGCATATTTGGGTGTCTAAAACAGGTATGGGTGTAGGCTTTGGTGTGAATCCTGAAAAACAAGCTGGACTCGGCTGGATTGATCAGGCTCTAGAGCGTATTGGTCAAAAACGTAAGATTTCAGTATTTACTCGTCATTATCAAATGCCAGGTTTATTGGCATCTAATGTTGACTTGATTGCGACATTGCCTACACGTATTGCACGTTTACAGGCTAAAAATCAAAATCTACTGATTAAAGATCCACCGTTTTATATTCCTGAGTTCGAACTTAAAATGGCTTGGTGTCCTTTATTGCATCATCATCCAGCACATCGCTGGTTACGTCAGTTGATTTTGTATGTTGCACGTCAAATGATTGAAGAAGAGAACCGTGAATTTTTAAACAATAATTCACAGTTTTCACATTATTAA
- a CDS encoding multidrug efflux RND transporter permease subunit — protein sequence MLSKFFIERPIFAGVLAIVVMVVGMFAILNLPVERYPDIAPPRISVSTSYSGASAETVEESVTQILEQQIKGIDRLLYFSSSSDSSGRSRINISFENGTDPDTAQVQVQNAINGVISRLPQDVQRQGVNVNKSLGDTHMVIGLYDESGKSSNIELADYLLTHLESEIARVDGVGEVDVFGSKFAMRIWLDPNKLKQYKLMPSDIQQAVESQNTQVAAGAVGELPVAQEQYLNAKVTSGSKLRTVEQFQNIIVKSAPDGSYIYLKDVARVELGAENYQAYNTINGYPSSGMAISLASGANAISTSANIDEMVTHLSKRLPEGYKLVYPRDNTPFVQASIQEVVKTLFEAIILVIIVMFIFLQNWRATLIPTITVPVVILGTMAVLYVLGLSINTLTLFALVLAIGLLVDDAIVVVENVERLMHEQQMSAKQASIESMQEISGALVGITLVLTAVFIPMAFFGGSTGVIYRQFSLTLVTAMAISLLVALILTPALCAIILKPQQKRYGWANRFNHFIENIKQRYLKLSQATIQNKSVTLIIAAALLIVFGLYYRALPTSYLPNEDQGTLSVQVTLQDNAPMTQTIKVGESIREYFLKHEADNVDLVMLRYGQNRTGSGQHVAQGFVKLKHWDERSGKENTADAIKERATRYFSKDKNAKIMLSMPPVVNGLGDTNGISLWLRDIDGMGRDVLSQRFDEIKANADQYNSFESLEKRTAPSKANIEVEINQQAALASNLALTDINSTLSAALGGKYINDFIDRGKIKRVMMQGDAEYRAKPEDLQYWSVRNRNNEMVPFSTFSQVKWSGGPEMVNRFNGYSAIQLDADKSESVSSGQAMQDLTNLVDQTSGVDVAWSGLAYEEQKNSSQTLLLYLVSIGFIFLCLAALYESWSIPTAVMTAIPLGIGGNILFSYIAGFPNDIYFQIALLTTIGLSCKNAILIVEFAAMAEQKGKAVLAAALEGAALRLRPILMTSLAFGAGVLPLVFAFGAGAVSRQEIGVSVLGGVIFGTVLVLIFIPFMYVMIRGIFNKSVKSES from the coding sequence ATGCTGTCTAAATTTTTCATTGAGCGACCTATATTTGCAGGTGTATTGGCAATTGTCGTGATGGTGGTCGGGATGTTCGCAATATTGAACTTACCCGTAGAACGCTATCCTGACATTGCACCACCGAGAATTAGTGTGTCGACCAGTTATTCAGGCGCATCAGCAGAAACGGTTGAAGAAAGCGTAACGCAAATTTTAGAACAGCAAATTAAAGGCATTGATCGCTTACTGTATTTTAGTTCCAGCAGTGATTCCTCAGGTCGTAGCCGTATTAATATTAGTTTTGAAAATGGTACAGATCCTGATACCGCACAAGTCCAAGTACAAAATGCCATTAACGGCGTGATTAGCCGTTTACCTCAAGATGTTCAACGCCAAGGTGTGAATGTTAATAAGTCGTTGGGTGATACGCATATGGTCATTGGACTGTATGATGAATCGGGGAAAAGCAGCAATATTGAATTGGCGGATTACTTACTTACCCATTTAGAAAGTGAAATTGCCCGTGTGGATGGCGTGGGTGAAGTTGATGTCTTTGGTTCAAAATTTGCCATGCGTATTTGGCTTGATCCGAATAAGCTCAAACAATATAAATTGATGCCAAGTGATATTCAGCAGGCGGTTGAGTCACAAAATACACAAGTTGCTGCAGGTGCCGTGGGTGAGTTACCGGTTGCACAAGAGCAATATTTAAATGCCAAAGTCACTTCAGGCAGTAAATTACGTACCGTTGAGCAATTCCAAAATATTATTGTCAAATCTGCACCGGATGGCAGTTACATCTACTTAAAAGATGTTGCGCGCGTAGAACTCGGTGCTGAAAATTATCAAGCTTACAACACCATTAATGGTTATCCATCTTCAGGTATGGCGATTTCATTGGCGTCTGGTGCGAATGCCATTTCCACATCAGCCAATATTGATGAAATGGTCACGCATTTAAGTAAGCGTTTACCTGAAGGCTATAAACTGGTTTATCCACGAGATAACACGCCATTTGTACAGGCCTCGATTCAAGAAGTGGTGAAAACATTATTTGAAGCGATCATTCTTGTGATTATCGTAATGTTTATCTTCTTGCAAAATTGGCGAGCGACCTTAATTCCAACCATTACAGTCCCTGTCGTTATTTTGGGTACGATGGCGGTGCTGTATGTCTTGGGATTAAGTATCAACACATTGACCCTGTTTGCCCTAGTCTTGGCGATTGGCCTATTGGTGGATGATGCAATTGTTGTGGTGGAAAACGTTGAACGTCTGATGCATGAACAGCAGATGTCAGCCAAGCAAGCCTCTATTGAATCGATGCAGGAAATCAGTGGAGCATTGGTCGGGATTACGCTAGTTCTGACCGCAGTATTTATTCCAATGGCTTTCTTTGGTGGATCAACAGGTGTGATTTATCGCCAGTTTTCGCTGACATTGGTCACTGCTATGGCAATTTCATTATTGGTGGCGTTAATTCTAACCCCCGCACTTTGTGCCATTATTTTAAAACCGCAGCAAAAGCGTTACGGTTGGGCAAACCGATTTAATCATTTTATTGAAAATATCAAACAGCGATATTTAAAGCTGTCACAAGCAACCATTCAAAATAAGTCTGTGACTTTAATTATTGCAGCAGCCTTACTCATTGTCTTTGGTTTATATTATCGAGCATTGCCGACCAGTTATTTGCCAAATGAAGATCAGGGAACGCTCAGCGTGCAAGTGACGCTGCAAGATAATGCACCGATGACTCAAACCATAAAAGTAGGTGAGTCGATTCGTGAATATTTCCTTAAGCATGAAGCGGATAATGTCGATTTAGTCATGTTGCGTTATGGACAAAACCGTACCGGTAGTGGGCAACATGTGGCACAAGGTTTTGTCAAACTCAAACATTGGGATGAGCGCTCAGGCAAGGAAAATACCGCCGATGCCATTAAGGAACGTGCAACACGTTATTTTAGCAAAGATAAAAATGCCAAAATCATGTTGTCTATGCCACCTGTGGTCAATGGACTTGGGGATACCAATGGCATCAGCTTATGGCTACGTGATATTGATGGCATGGGCCGTGATGTTTTATCGCAGCGCTTTGATGAAATTAAAGCCAATGCTGATCAATACAATTCTTTTGAGTCTTTAGAAAAACGTACAGCGCCGTCTAAGGCTAATATTGAAGTGGAGATTAATCAACAAGCGGCTTTAGCCTCAAACTTGGCATTAACTGATATTAATTCAACGCTCTCTGCGGCACTTGGCGGTAAATATATCAATGACTTTATAGATCGTGGAAAAATTAAACGCGTCATGATGCAAGGTGATGCTGAATACCGCGCAAAACCTGAAGACTTACAATATTGGTCGGTACGTAATCGCAATAATGAAATGGTGCCATTTAGTACTTTCTCTCAAGTGAAATGGTCAGGCGGGCCTGAAATGGTCAATCGCTTTAATGGTTACAGTGCGATTCAATTAGATGCAGACAAAAGTGAGTCAGTGAGTTCTGGTCAAGCCATGCAAGATTTGACTAATTTAGTCGATCAAACCTCAGGTGTAGATGTTGCGTGGAGCGGATTGGCTTATGAAGAACAAAAGAACTCAAGTCAGACTTTACTATTATATTTGGTCTCAATTGGTTTTATTTTCCTGTGTTTAGCTGCTTTGTATGAAAGTTGGAGCATTCCAACCGCTGTGATGACCGCGATTCCGTTGGGTATCGGAGGCAATATTTTATTTAGTTATATTGCAGGGTTCCCAAACGATATCTATTTCCAAATTGCATTATTAACCACCATTGGTTTGTCATGTAAAAATGCGATTTTGATTGTTGAATTTGCGGCAATGGCAGAGCAAAAAGGTAAAGCGGTTTTAGCTGCTGCATTAGAAGGCGCTGCTCTACGTTTACGTCCTATTTTAATGACATCATTAGCGTTTGGTGCAGGTGTGTTGCCCTTAGTCTTCGCATTTGGTGCCGGGGCGGTTAGTCGACAGGAAATTGGTGTCAGCGTTTTGGGTGGCGTGATCTTTGGTACAGTTCTCGTACTGATCTTTATCCCATTTATGTATGTAATGATACGAGGAATCTTTAATAAATCAGTAAAATCCGAAAGCTGA
- the folP gene encoding dihydropteroate synthase produces the protein MQLMPLPQKIWRFGRLSLDLSQPHVMGILNVTPDSFSDGGRHNGKDAAIARALEMMAEGATVIDVGGESTRPSASAVDVEEEIRRVIPVVEELAKHDVIISIDTSQPEVIRAAVKAGAHIWNDVRALTRPNALETAAVLDIPVIIMHMRGEPTTMNHLDQYDDVTLDVMTELSQRVQDALNTGVKPEHIMIDPGFGFAKNAQQNLKLLNEFYKLNELGYPILSALSRKRFIGEALGGADALERAVGSVAAHLISIQQGACMVRAHDVKATADAIKVWKAMSQA, from the coding sequence ATGCAGTTAATGCCATTGCCACAAAAAATCTGGCGCTTTGGTCGATTATCTTTGGATTTATCGCAGCCGCATGTGATGGGAATCTTAAATGTGACACCAGATTCATTTAGTGATGGTGGTCGTCATAATGGTAAAGATGCTGCAATTGCACGTGCGCTCGAAATGATGGCTGAAGGTGCTACAGTTATTGATGTCGGTGGCGAGTCGACTCGTCCTAGTGCGTCAGCGGTAGACGTTGAAGAAGAAATACGACGTGTAATCCCAGTTGTTGAAGAACTTGCCAAGCATGATGTGATTATTTCTATTGATACATCACAACCTGAAGTCATTCGTGCAGCAGTCAAAGCAGGAGCACACATTTGGAATGACGTTCGTGCTTTAACACGTCCCAATGCGCTAGAAACTGCAGCAGTACTTGATATTCCTGTAATTATTATGCATATGCGTGGTGAGCCAACCACAATGAATCATTTGGATCAATATGATGATGTCACCCTAGATGTCATGACTGAGTTATCTCAACGTGTTCAAGATGCTTTGAATACTGGAGTAAAACCAGAACATATCATGATTGATCCAGGCTTTGGATTCGCGAAAAACGCTCAGCAAAATCTAAAATTGTTGAATGAGTTTTATAAGCTCAATGAACTGGGTTATCCGATTTTATCGGCATTGTCACGTAAACGTTTTATTGGTGAAGCATTAGGCGGTGCAGATGCCTTAGAACGTGCAGTGGGTTCGGTGGCTGCGCATTTAATCAGTATTCAGCAAGGCGCGTGTATGGTACGTGCACATGATGTTAAAGCGACAGCGGATGCAATCAAAGTTTGGAAAGCGATGTCTCAGGCTTAA
- a CDS encoding isocitrate lyase, with amino-acid sequence MTTYQTAIDAIRELKAKFGNTWADISPEDAARMQLQNRFKTGLDIAKYTAAIMRRDMAAYDADSSKYTQSLGCWHGFIAQQKMIANKKYFGTTERRYIYLSGWMVAALRSEFGPLPDQSMHEKTSVPALIEEIYTFLRQADAKELNDLFRALKKAQEAGDSAKVTEITSQIDNFQTHVVPIIADIDAGFGNEEATYLLAKKMIEAGACALQIENQVSDAKQCGHQAGKVTVPHEDFIAKIHALRYAFLEMGLDDGIIVARTDSEGADLTQKIPVVKEPGDIASQYISYLDTQEIDISEATEDEILIKRDGKLHRPKRLASGLYQFREGTQIDRVVLDCITSLQNGADLLWIETATPNVEEIAHMVNRVREVVPNAKLVYNNSPSFNWTLNFRQQAYDRWVAEGKDVSAYDRAKLMSAEYDNTELAADADAKIRTFQADASREAGVFHHLITLPTYHTAALSTHELAQGYFGEEGMLAYVAGVQRKEIRGGIACVKHQAMAGSDIGDDHKEIFAGDNALKAGDDAKNTMNQFAAH; translated from the coding sequence ATGACTACATACCAAACAGCGATTGATGCAATCCGCGAATTAAAAGCAAAATTCGGCAACACATGGGCAGACATCTCTCCTGAAGATGCTGCGCGTATGCAACTGCAAAACCGTTTCAAAACTGGTTTAGACATCGCGAAATACACAGCTGCTATTATGCGTCGTGATATGGCTGCTTATGATGCTGACTCTAGCAAATACACTCAATCTTTGGGTTGCTGGCACGGTTTCATCGCACAACAAAAAATGATTGCGAACAAAAAGTACTTCGGTACAACTGAACGTCGCTACATCTACCTTTCTGGCTGGATGGTTGCAGCACTTCGTTCTGAGTTCGGTCCACTTCCTGACCAATCTATGCACGAAAAAACATCTGTTCCTGCATTGATTGAAGAAATCTACACATTCTTACGTCAAGCTGACGCAAAAGAATTAAACGATCTTTTCCGCGCACTTAAAAAAGCACAAGAAGCGGGTGATTCTGCGAAAGTTACTGAAATCACTTCACAAATCGACAACTTCCAAACTCACGTTGTGCCAATTATTGCGGACATCGACGCTGGTTTCGGTAACGAAGAAGCAACTTACTTACTAGCTAAGAAAATGATCGAAGCGGGTGCTTGTGCACTTCAAATCGAAAACCAAGTATCTGATGCGAAACAATGTGGTCACCAAGCAGGTAAAGTAACTGTTCCGCATGAAGACTTCATCGCGAAAATCCACGCACTTCGCTATGCATTCTTAGAAATGGGTCTTGACGACGGTATCATCGTTGCACGTACTGACTCTGAAGGCGCTGACTTGACTCAAAAAATCCCAGTGGTTAAAGAGCCAGGCGACATTGCTTCTCAATACATCAGCTACTTAGACACTCAAGAAATTGACATCTCTGAAGCAACTGAAGACGAAATCCTAATCAAACGTGATGGTAAACTTCACCGTCCAAAACGTCTTGCTTCTGGCTTGTACCAATTCCGTGAAGGTACTCAAATTGACCGTGTTGTACTTGACTGTATTACTAGCCTTCAAAACGGTGCTGACCTTCTTTGGATCGAAACTGCAACGCCAAACGTTGAAGAAATCGCTCACATGGTCAACCGTGTACGTGAAGTTGTGCCAAATGCGAAACTTGTTTACAACAACTCTCCATCATTCAACTGGACATTAAACTTCCGTCAACAAGCATACGACCGTTGGGTTGCTGAAGGTAAAGACGTATCTGCATACGACCGCGCTAAATTAATGAGCGCTGAGTACGACAACACTGAGCTTGCAGCTGATGCTGATGCGAAGATCCGTACATTCCAAGCAGATGCTTCTCGTGAAGCAGGTGTATTCCACCACTTGATCACACTTCCGACTTACCACACTGCAGCACTTTCTACTCACGAACTTGCTCAAGGTTACTTCGGTGAAGAAGGTATGTTGGCTTATGTTGCTGGCGTACAACGTAAAGAAATCCGTGGCGGTATCGCTTGCGTGAAACACCAAGCAATGGCGGGTTCTGACATCGGTGATGACCACAAAGAAATCTTCGCTGGTGACAACGCGCTTAAAGCGGGTGACGATGCGAAAAACACAATGAACCAATTCGCGGCTCACTAA
- the mgtE gene encoding magnesium transporter, translated as MLNLNQQIQYIQKHLKCNELEDIAVLLGQMNMADQASLIQQFHPDEQLTLFRLLIHPADVLEFMPLDQQHDLITRLHEYEIAQILDAMHSDDLIDLFNTFSMTLQQALLAQLSLASRKKLELLSIYPESTAGSLMSSDYVTLSPELNMNEAIEALRQLAHHQDTLYLIYIVDAAEQLMGVISLRQIIQAEPNARIRDVMTTDVIHACVEDDQEDVARLLAHYDFIALPITDQHKRLLGIVTYDDAMDIFEQEGTEDFLKAGAIAPFEKQSIKTVPIFSLYRNRVFWLVILVFGSLLSSFGIAKYEDIIEQNIVLVFFLPLLVGSGGNAGSQSATLMVRALATGDVELKDWFRLIGRETLVALCLGITMAVAVSILGYIRGDEMVALVLAISMTSIVLLGCLIGMSLPFILNQLKLDPASASSPLVTSICDATGVVVYLFVASQLIF; from the coding sequence ATGCTTAATTTAAATCAACAGATTCAATATATTCAAAAACATCTCAAATGCAATGAACTCGAAGACATTGCAGTTTTACTTGGGCAAATGAATATGGCCGATCAGGCCAGTCTGATTCAGCAATTTCATCCGGATGAGCAACTCACCTTATTTCGTTTGCTTATTCATCCTGCTGATGTTTTGGAATTTATGCCTTTAGATCAGCAACACGACTTAATTACGCGATTACACGAGTACGAAATTGCTCAGATTTTGGACGCCATGCATTCAGATGATCTGATTGATTTATTTAATACATTTAGCATGACTTTACAGCAGGCGCTGTTAGCACAATTGTCACTGGCTTCAAGGAAAAAATTAGAACTACTGTCTATTTATCCTGAAAGTACAGCAGGGAGCTTGATGAGTTCAGATTATGTGACTTTGTCACCTGAGCTGAATATGAATGAAGCGATTGAAGCGTTAAGACAACTGGCACATCACCAAGATACTTTGTATTTGATTTATATCGTAGATGCAGCAGAGCAGTTAATGGGTGTGATTTCCCTGCGCCAAATCATACAAGCAGAACCAAATGCACGTATTCGAGATGTGATGACTACTGATGTGATTCACGCATGTGTAGAGGATGATCAGGAAGATGTCGCACGATTGCTGGCACATTATGATTTTATTGCATTACCGATTACCGACCAGCATAAACGCCTTTTAGGGATAGTTACCTATGATGATGCGATGGATATTTTCGAACAAGAAGGGACTGAGGACTTTTTAAAAGCTGGGGCAATTGCACCTTTTGAAAAACAAAGTATTAAAACCGTACCGATTTTCTCTCTCTATCGTAACCGCGTTTTTTGGCTAGTGATCTTGGTCTTTGGCAGTCTTTTATCAAGTTTTGGCATTGCCAAGTATGAAGATATTATCGAGCAGAATATTGTCTTGGTATTCTTTTTACCACTCTTGGTGGGCAGTGGTGGTAATGCGGGTTCACAATCGGCAACTTTAATGGTACGTGCTTTAGCAACTGGGGATGTTGAGCTAAAAGACTGGTTTCGCTTAATTGGTCGTGAAACGTTGGTTGCGCTCTGTTTAGGGATCACCATGGCGGTTGCCGTATCTATTCTAGGTTATATCCGTGGCGATGAAATGGTGGCTTTAGTGCTCGCGATCAGTATGACTAGTATTGTACTGTTGGGGTGTCTGATTGGGATGAGTCTACCGTTCATCTTAAATCAGCTTAAGCTGGATCCTGCCAGTGCTTCATCACCTTTAGTCACTTCAATTTGTGATGCGACAGGAGTAGTGGTCTATTTGTTTGTGGCATCACAGTTAATATTTTAA
- a CDS encoding IS4 family transposase, with translation MNLSQNLDLTLKQTLPSLSQFSELIDLNWIEDCLNQTGKASIRKRKLPAEHVVWLVIGLALFRNQPIWYVVQQLQLVFGTAEYCVPSASVQARQRLGLEPMSALFSTLSQAWFKDSQQQYSNFHGLCVCAVDGVVWSMPHTEENFKHFGSSKGKTAATPYPQVRATCLVNTNTHEMIDAQIGSMDQGELTLASQLKAPVRSITLFDRAYFSADFLVSWQSQAEESHWLMRAKDNLRYEVIHHNAAHDFQIKMPVSARAKKINPSLGDYWEARLIEVEYAGKIRRYITSLTDSEVYPFKDLAMLYIQRWEIEMCYREIKSDLQDARILRSKQPDLVYQELWGVFIAYNILRRQMRFIAEHAKVSPLRISFHIASMSIINILRHTPLESAGNLPKHLAQLFEQSKIFVLPEKRQRQCPRVVKIKAQKYPRKCQSIS, from the coding sequence ATGAATTTATCTCAGAATTTAGATTTAACATTAAAACAAACCCTACCTTCACTTTCACAATTCAGTGAATTGATTGATTTAAACTGGATTGAAGATTGCTTAAACCAAACAGGTAAAGCATCAATTCGAAAAAGAAAACTGCCTGCTGAACATGTTGTTTGGCTGGTAATCGGACTTGCTCTATTTCGAAATCAACCGATTTGGTATGTGGTTCAACAATTGCAACTTGTTTTCGGTACGGCAGAATACTGTGTACCGAGTGCATCCGTACAAGCAAGACAGCGCTTAGGCTTAGAGCCCATGAGTGCTTTATTTTCGACATTAAGTCAGGCATGGTTTAAAGACTCACAACAACAATATAGCAACTTTCACGGTCTATGCGTTTGTGCTGTAGATGGTGTGGTTTGGTCTATGCCTCATACAGAAGAAAACTTTAAGCACTTTGGTTCATCCAAAGGCAAAACAGCAGCTACCCCTTACCCACAAGTCAGAGCGACTTGCCTGGTGAATACCAATACACATGAAATGATTGATGCCCAAATTGGCAGTATGGATCAAGGTGAATTAACCTTAGCCAGTCAATTAAAAGCACCAGTTCGCAGTATTACCCTATTTGATCGTGCTTACTTCTCTGCTGATTTTTTAGTGAGTTGGCAATCTCAGGCAGAAGAGAGTCATTGGTTGATGCGAGCAAAGGACAACCTGCGTTATGAAGTGATTCATCATAATGCGGCCCATGACTTTCAGATCAAAATGCCTGTTTCAGCAAGAGCAAAAAAGATAAATCCGTCATTGGGTGACTATTGGGAAGCACGTTTAATTGAAGTTGAATATGCAGGAAAAATAAGACGTTACATTACATCATTAACAGATTCTGAAGTTTATCCATTCAAAGACCTTGCAATGCTTTATATCCAGCGTTGGGAAATAGAAATGTGTTATCGGGAAATTAAAAGTGATTTACAGGATGCAAGAATTTTAAGAAGCAAACAACCTGATTTGGTCTATCAAGAATTGTGGGGGGTATTTATTGCTTATAATATCTTAAGAAGACAGATGAGGTTTATCGCTGAACATGCAAAGGTGAGTCCTTTAAGGATCAGTTTCCATATTGCATCTATGAGTATTATCAATATCTTAAGGCACACACCTTTAGAATCAGCAGGAAATCTACCCAAACATTTAGCACAATTATTTGAACAATCTAAAATATTTGTATTACCTGAAAAAAGGCAAAGGCAATGTCCGCGAGTAGTGAAAATTAAAGCACAAAAATATCCAAGAAAATGCCAGTCAATTTCTTAA
- a CDS encoding hemolysin family protein, with amino-acid sequence MSLFQNIVIILILIAGAGFLSLTEIALAGARKVKLKILAESGDARAQKVLDLQANSADFFAASQIGLNAVAILGGILGEGAFRPYFINFVNQFYHGPWAETIGFTLSFTMVTSLFILFADLMPKRLAMIAPEKIAVSVIDPIQVFITVCKPLAWFINAIANLLFRLFKVNTTRDDNITFDDISAVMDAGAQAGVLQKQEHHFIENVFELEERNVPSSMTTRENVVYFTLKESEESIRQKLAEFPYSKFLVCSENIDDVIGYVDSKDILVRILNNQSLLQLNENTIRNVLTIPDTLTLSELLDRFRSTKEKFAVVINEYALVVGVITLSDIMITVMGDWVTPIEADQQIIKRDSNSWLIDGSTPIEDLKHALEIDAMPDEENYETLAGFMMFKLRKIPRPADTVLHAGYKFEVVDVDHFKIDQLLVTRIDLPPENKILEES; translated from the coding sequence GTGAGCCTCTTTCAAAATATCGTGATTATTTTAATACTCATCGCGGGGGCTGGTTTTTTATCCTTAACAGAAATCGCGCTTGCCGGTGCTCGTAAAGTCAAACTGAAAATTTTGGCAGAATCTGGCGATGCACGCGCGCAGAAAGTATTAGATCTACAAGCCAATTCTGCTGACTTCTTTGCAGCATCTCAAATTGGCTTAAATGCTGTCGCTATTCTAGGCGGTATCTTGGGTGAAGGTGCTTTTCGCCCGTATTTCATTAACTTTGTAAATCAGTTCTATCATGGGCCTTGGGCAGAAACCATTGGTTTTACCCTATCCTTTACCATGGTCACCTCCCTGTTTATTTTATTTGCCGATCTTATGCCTAAACGCTTGGCCATGATCGCGCCAGAAAAAATTGCAGTTTCTGTGATTGATCCTATTCAGGTTTTTATCACTGTTTGTAAACCATTGGCCTGGTTTATTAATGCCATTGCGAACTTGCTGTTCCGTCTATTTAAAGTGAATACCACACGTGATGACAATATCACCTTTGATGATATTTCAGCGGTGATGGATGCAGGTGCACAAGCAGGCGTACTACAAAAGCAAGAACACCACTTTATTGAAAACGTGTTCGAGCTTGAAGAACGTAACGTACCTTCAAGTATGACCACGCGTGAAAACGTCGTATATTTCACACTAAAAGAATCAGAAGAAAGTATTCGTCAGAAATTGGCTGAATTCCCCTACTCTAAATTTTTGGTGTGTAGCGAAAATATTGATGACGTGATTGGTTATGTCGACTCTAAAGATATTTTGGTGCGTATTCTGAATAATCAGTCTTTATTGCAACTCAATGAAAATACCATTCGTAATGTACTGACCATCCCAGATACATTAACTTTGTCTGAATTGCTCGATCGCTTCCGCTCAACTAAAGAAAAGTTTGCTGTCGTAATTAACGAGTATGCGTTGGTGGTTGGGGTTATTACCCTCTCTGACATTATGATTACCGTGATGGGCGATTGGGTGACACCGATTGAAGCCGATCAGCAAATCATTAAACGTGACTCTAATTCATGGCTGATTGATGGGAGTACACCGATTGAAGATCTTAAACATGCGCTTGAAATCGATGCAATGCCCGATGAAGAAAACTATGAAACCTTGGCAGGTTTTATGATGTTCAAGCTGCGTAAAATTCCTCGCCCTGCCGATACGGTTTTACACGCGGGATATAAATTTGAAGTCGTCGATGTCGATCATTTTAAAATTGACCAATTATTGGTAACGCGCATCGATTTACCGCCTGAAAACAAAATCTTGGAAGAATCCTAA
- a CDS encoding DUF5713 family protein — protein MFADLLLPMFDDEYYPDILVAEVKQHIERFAKKVEKAGLSEQDIYQFAQLTVADINEMKPQFEDLDSSLDDTAADYIAEAMMMVVQEHGYFDIEMEELITTREW, from the coding sequence ATGTTTGCAGATTTACTTCTCCCGATGTTCGATGATGAATATTATCCAGATATTCTAGTTGCTGAAGTAAAGCAGCATATCGAACGCTTTGCTAAAAAAGTTGAAAAAGCAGGTTTATCTGAACAGGATATTTATCAGTTTGCTCAACTCACTGTTGCTGACATTAATGAAATGAAGCCACAGTTTGAAGACTTAGATTCTTCTTTGGATGATACTGCAGCCGACTATATTGCTGAAGCCATGATGATGGTGGTGCAAGAACACGGTTACTTCGATATCGAAATGGAAGAATTAATTACCACACGTGAGTGGTAA